The sequence below is a genomic window from Xiphophorus maculatus strain JP 163 A chromosome 18, X_maculatus-5.0-male, whole genome shotgun sequence.
TAGAAACGGGATGTTTGTGACTATTAATATTGCAGTTATTTAGTATGTGTGAtgttatttcagtcatttgtttGGGGATTATTCGGACACTGACGTTATATTGTGTTGGATTCCGgggtttttggggggttttcgtGTCTGGGTCCTTTTTCGGCTAGTCACTAGCCTTCCACCAGATGGCGCCACAGACTGCTTTTCCTGGCGGGGCGGGGGAACAGGTGTGTTCTGTTCGGCATCTCCTCATCATCTCTGGAGCTCAAGAGGAGCTGACTGCCGGTTCTTCGatgcctgagtgtttgccagcAATGGTAGTCAGAGAGCTCCAGCGAAAGCTCTTTGTTCACTTGAGTAACTTCCCGAGTGATTCCTCTCGTTGTTCTCCTCTTCGAGACGCCGAGTTCCTGTGTTAAGGGAATTTTTCCCCCTGGTTTTCTGGAACCTAttccctcgtgacgccgtggagattacccactggttgcccgagtccCCGCACCTTCCCTTGGAAACGCCGTTCGTCAGTCGGAACACTCCTCTGTCTCCAGCCCGCCAGAGCCTGCCTGTCCGCCTTCCGCCACCAGCTCCTGGACCCAGCTGGTTCTCCGACAAGCCCGGACTCATTGAGAAAACCCTTTGGACTAAACGACCTCGATCCAACAGTTAAACCCTCCCGGACTTTCACCATCTACTCTGCAAGTAAGATCAGTCCGTTTCTCATTCCCTCACTCCCTTTTCCGACGCCCTCGAACTCACCTTCTCTCTGTTGCCTCCATAGTGTGCCGCATTTCCCGAGAGCCGTATTTCCTGGACCAGACGCACCTCTGCTGATTTTCTGATTATTCAATAAACCATTTTTACTGATTATCCGTTTCcctgtggtgttctgcatgtgggtaaGAAAAGTAAACCTCAACATGACATATTGTTTATCTTTTCTAGAACCACACCGTTACGTCAAGTTGGGGAATAAACCGCAAGTTAAACCCACTGGAGTGCGACTCTGTTTTCTTCGGAGTTCTAACCGGACTCACCACAGTGACCTAAACTTTTCCACCAGCAATTATAATCCCTATTCTTTACTGACAGCCGTTACCCAGAATGTGTAGAGGGAAGAAAGTAATTTATTACCTTTCCAAAACCAAAAAGGAGTCTGGAAAAACTCAGTCATGGATCAGCTGAGAGAAACTGATGGACGGGAACTACCTCGTTATTCAGGTAGTAAACATCCCGTTTTTTATCCTGACCACACTGATGGTCAAATCAAGGCCTGCAGCGATTCATTAGTCAAATAACTAAACACAATAAAGAAAACTGTACTTAGGAATCCCCTTTGTCATGAATTCTGTTTTAACATAATATATTAGTATTACTAACTGATATATTATCTGGAAGTAATCTGGCTAACGACTGCATGCTAAGGCTAACGGCTGACGGCTAAGGGTCAAATAAACACAAGTcggttaaattaaaataatgctAACCATCTAATCATTTCCAGATCAATAAGTGAAGGTAGTTATTCTGGATTTTATGTGTGTAGATTCCAACAGTAGCTCTATGGCAGCATGAAACTCAAACTACTGCTGTACGGACATTTAGACACCGTTTCATGCTACTGTTTATTTCCAAGCCttttcctgaaggcagattttcacaagccGGTTTGATTTTAGTCATTATTCACCACTTTATACCTGCAAAATGTTCACACTCACACCAACCAGACTTGGTCCCTCATCGTTTTTCCTCTTGGCCTTTATCGTTTATTTCTCGTTAGTTCCCGCTAAAAACCTCACAGACCTGACCTGGGACTAGTTACAGAATTTTATTGCCTGCAGTCTTTGCCTCAGTGTTGGTTTCTAAGGAAAACATgactaaaaaaatgtctttggcaACACATGGAGGCTCAACAGTGTTGATTTCTTTGTGCCAAACATCTGGACATTTCAAGTCATTCATTGGCACAAAGATGAAACCAGCTTTTATAGGGCCTGCCCTCAGTAGCTATGGCAGCCCATGAGCTAcatacaaaaaaccccaaaacattacaaagtgtaaataaaattaaacaaaacaaaataaaaaccaccaACAATGCTAATCAAAGCAGACAAACATCCATAAACAATCTGCGACAttcttaatttagaaaattcactttgaataatttactttaaatagtctataaatttaaattatttacgcaatttattttaaatagctCACTATCCATTACAatggtttatatatatatatatatatatatatatatagtcagGGTaagattaaatctttttaatatcGTCTTTTAATTTCCTAATCTGTCAACTGACTGatcagaaaaatattgtttcagaGGACAGAATAATTCTCTAACTGTCATCCTCTATTTGATAATGAAACAGAAACTATAAACGGCTTTTAAATCGGATAAAATGACTGATTCTCTACTTACTACAGTTGTTTTCATGACCCTCCCAATATGGCGGACATGTTAACGTCTCGCTGATGCGCTGTGTGGGCGGGACTTCCTGGTGTTCTACTCCGTGATTGGCGGCTCCAGCCTCTGACCCCAGTGCGCAGACTCGTGCTTCTCTCCGGTACAATGGCGGCAGTTGGAGCGCCGTCCTCCGTGTTTTCTCGGGTTTCTGTCCACGGAGCAGCAGCGGGAGAGTTAATAAAGCTGTaagacagaaacagcagcagttggTGAACCCTGGAAAGAAGAGAAACGGTTTGAGGCTCAGCTGGAACTGCTCAGTAACTGTTAAAGGAAAGTTTGGAGAGAGAAAAGCTAGCAGAGATGTGGAGACAGCAGGTCAAACAGCGACTGGATGCAGCAGAGGAGCAGAGACACGAAATACTGGATGCTGCTTTCAGCCCCGAACATCGGCTGCACACATCAGGTTTGGAGATTTACCTTCTTCATCCGGGATGGGAGCTGCAGGCCGGGAGCTGCTAGTTAGCTCACTGATAAAATGTATCCTCGCCTGCATTACGGTAAAAGGTCGTGATGTCACATAAGGGTCCACACGGAAGAGAAACCGTTTGGATGTGATGTCAGTGGACACAAATTCAGCATCATGAGGAGGAAGGAGGCTGCTTAATCTAGAATACACTCGTATCTAATTTTGATATTAATCCTGgacaaatgaaataattttttgtgatTCAAAGTTAAAGTTATAGATATCAGATTATCTAGAACGATTTTCTGGGTGGAATAGCGTTTAGATAGAAAATTTCTTTGTAGCTTGTaagaataatttattcaaaattggTTGagaatttcttcttctgttaTTAAATGTTAACACAGCTTGCCATAGGAGGTGACCTATGTCTCTTTAAAGAAGCTCAGAGAGGATCTGATGTGACTCTATGGCAAGCTGTTGATGTTCAGAAACGAGCTGCAGATGATCTAAGTTTTAGAGGCGAGACAGTTGTTCATTATGTACATAAAGTGTTTCTGTGTTCCCTGCAGATGTTCAGCAGGTTCTGCTGATTAAAGAAGAACCGAGGCCtgatctggaccagaaccacccAGAACCCGTCCACatgaaggaggaagaagaggaaccCTGGAgcagccagcagggggagccGCTCAGCGTGAAGGAGGAGGCTGATGCCTCCAGGTCTCCAGTCATTGCTGTTCTCATAAAGAGcgaagatgatgaagaggaacctcTGATCTCTCATCTTCATCAAACAGAAGATGAAGAACTGCCAAGCAGCAGCTCAGCTCAGCAGATGAAGGCAACAACTGAAGGAGAGGAAGATGCAGAAGATGTGAACACTCCCAGAGATGCCGCCGACTCTTCAGAGTCTGAGGTCACTGATGATGGAGAGGATGATGGTGTGGAGCAGCCTGACTCAGGGTCTGAAACTGAAGACAGTGATGATGAGTGGAAGGACAGCAGGACTCCTGATTCAGGGGTCAACAGATCCCTGAGCTGCTCTGAATGTGGCCAGCAGTTTAACAACAAGCGCTCTCTTCAGAGTCACATGGCCGATCATTCAGCAGGAAGGAAATTATTTAGAGAGGAGGAACCTGTGGAGCCACCAAAGAATGCCCGTAaggttctgaaatattttccctgtgatgaatgtggaaaaagttttgacaAGAAAAGTCATCTTTGCAAACACATGAGAGTTCACACTGGAGAGAAACCGTTTAGCTGTGATCTGTGTGGCCAAAGTTTCAGCATTAAATCAACTTTAATCAGTCACATAAGGGTCCACACGGGAGAGAAACCATTTGGTTGTGATGTCTGTGGACACAAATTCAGCATCAAGTCGTCTCTAAACAAACACATCCGGATTCACACAGGAGAAAAACCTTATTTCTGTGATGTTTGTGGACATAAATTCAGTGCCAAGTCAGCTTTAAATATGCATACAAAAACCCACACAGGGGAGAGACCATTCGGTTGTGATGTTTGTGGGCAAAAATTTAGCCGAAAGTCCACCTTGAATCTGCACACGGGAAAGCACACAGGGCAGAAACACTTTGTTTGTGATGTCTGTGGGAAAGGATTTAATGACAACTCCAGTTTAAAGAAACACTTCAGGATCCACACGGGAGAGAAACCCTTTGGCTGTGACATATGTGGGAAAAGCTTTAATGATaagtcaactttaaaaaaacacatgaaaattcatattttttgtaatgtttgtggAAAAACGTTTAACCAAGAGGCGAGTTTAAACAtccacatgagaattcacacccAAGAGAAACATATGGTTATGATTTTATTGCCATAGATTCTCATGTGTGAGTTAACTTAATAACAGGGAGTTCCAGGCCCTGTGTTTGAAGACTGTGTGTTTTGGGAGAGCAGGTTTATGCACCAGGCCTCACATTCAAAAAGAATCCTGACAGACAAAGTAGCTGTCAGAACATCATTTTAGGAACATTCTTAGAATCTCTGAAATTCTaggttttttcccccagaattTCACCTCAATGAGATAAAAATGATTCACAAAGCGCCTCTTGCTTTCAGAGAGCTGCTAATGTAACA
It includes:
- the LOC111611952 gene encoding zinc finger protein OZF-like, which gives rise to MWRQQVKQRLDAAEEQRHEILDAAFSPEHRLHTSDVQQVLLIKEEPRPDLDQNHPEPVHMKEEEEEPWSSQQGEPLSVKEEADASRSPVIAVLIKSEDDEEEPLISHLHQTEDEELPSSSSAQQMKATTEGEEDAEDVNTPRDAADSSESEVTDDGEDDGVEQPDSGSETEDSDDEWKDSRTPDSGVNRSLSCSECGQQFNNKRSLQSHMADHSAGRKLFREEEPVEPPKNARKVLKYFPCDECGKSFDKKSHLCKHMRVHTGEKPFSCDLCGQSFSIKSTLISHIRVHTGEKPFGCDVCGHKFSIKSSLNKHIRIHTGEKPYFCDVCGHKFSAKSALNMHTKTHTGERPFGCDVCGQKFSRKSTLNLHTGKHTGQKHFVCDVCGKGFNDNSSLKKHFRIHTGEKPFGCDICGKSFNDKSTLKKHMKIHIFCNVCGKTFNQEASLNIHMRIHTQEKHMVMILLP